The following proteins are encoded in a genomic region of Planococcus lenghuensis:
- a CDS encoding CaiB/BaiF CoA transferase family protein: MTDSLTGIRVLDVTFYLPGPYAAKRLGDMGAEVIKIEPPGGDPAAVLSGGHVYGAVNSGKEIIRLDLKSEEGQTRMTELVRSADVLIESFRPGVMHKFGFHYEAVKNIKPDLVYCSLSGYGQSGPLAHLGSHDLNYLAISGSLLQMAGRYRSPVPPVNTFADYIGGLVASEQILGALVKRFKTGAGAYVDIALADAAAQFQIVHDQYSTANVSDIGIPEIAGTAACYSVYETADGRHVTLGALEGKFWRNFCEFAEEPEWQEYGFASEESPEYQEIAAYFKTKTWREWYDISMETDCCLAPVLMPHERHEHPFYKQLNAR; this comes from the coding sequence ATGACGGACAGCCTGACTGGAATCCGGGTGCTCGATGTGACTTTTTATCTGCCGGGGCCTTACGCAGCCAAACGGCTGGGGGATATGGGAGCTGAAGTGATCAAAATCGAACCGCCTGGCGGTGATCCGGCAGCTGTTCTGAGCGGGGGGCACGTTTATGGCGCGGTGAATAGCGGGAAAGAAATTATCCGTCTTGATTTGAAGAGCGAAGAGGGGCAGACGCGCATGACGGAGCTCGTCAGGTCAGCTGATGTGTTGATCGAGTCGTTCCGGCCTGGAGTCATGCACAAGTTCGGCTTTCATTATGAAGCGGTAAAGAACATTAAACCTGATCTAGTCTATTGTTCGCTTTCAGGATACGGGCAATCTGGTCCGCTTGCCCATTTGGGGAGTCACGACTTGAACTACCTGGCGATTTCCGGGAGTCTTTTGCAGATGGCCGGCCGCTATCGTTCTCCTGTGCCGCCGGTTAACACGTTTGCTGATTACATTGGTGGACTTGTTGCTTCTGAACAGATTTTAGGAGCACTTGTTAAAAGATTCAAAACTGGTGCGGGCGCTTACGTGGACATCGCGTTAGCAGATGCAGCAGCACAATTCCAAATTGTGCATGATCAATACTCCACAGCCAATGTTTCCGATATTGGCATACCGGAAATTGCCGGAACCGCCGCCTGTTATTCAGTTTATGAGACAGCGGATGGCCGGCACGTCACCTTGGGGGCGCTGGAAGGGAAATTCTGGCGCAACTTCTGTGAATTCGCTGAAGAGCCGGAATGGCAGGAGTATGGATTTGCTTCTGAAGAAAGTCCGGAGTATCAGGAAATTGCCGCATATTTTAAAACGAAAACCTGGCGTGAGTGGTATGACATTTCCATGGAAACGGATTGCTGTCTGGCACCGGTCCTCATGCCGCACGAACGGCACGAACATCCGTTTTATAAACAACTAAATGCGAGA
- a CDS encoding acyl-CoA dehydrogenase family protein, translating into MAKYRFEEEEHELFRKSLRKFLEKEAVPNYEQWEKERLIPKSFWKKLGDMGFLCPQVEEKYGGLDADFRYAVIIGEEMERVGASLTGVGLHNDIVAPYIESYGTDEQKARWLPGCVTGDHIMAVAMTEPGAGSDLAGIQTTAIRDGDDYIVNGQKTFITNGINADLVLTVVKTDPQAEPRHKGISLLMIEEGMPGFSRGRKLDKVGLHGQDTAELYFEDCRVPALNLIGDEGKGFTYLMEKLQQERLVVALAAQVASEDMLEMTLDYVKERKAFGKPIGSFQNTQFKLAEVATKVELGHAFIESLVEDHMAGKDIVSKVSMAKYWLTDTAKKIAGECMQLHGGYGYMEEYKIARRYRDIPVAAIYAGSNEVMKMIVAKRMGL; encoded by the coding sequence ATGGCAAAGTACCGGTTTGAAGAAGAAGAACATGAACTGTTCCGCAAATCGCTGCGGAAATTCCTTGAAAAAGAAGCAGTGCCAAACTACGAGCAATGGGAGAAAGAGCGTTTAATTCCGAAGTCATTCTGGAAGAAGCTTGGAGATATGGGCTTTTTATGTCCGCAAGTGGAGGAAAAGTATGGCGGGCTGGATGCGGATTTCCGCTATGCCGTCATCATCGGTGAAGAGATGGAGCGCGTCGGGGCAAGCCTGACCGGTGTCGGTTTGCATAATGATATCGTTGCACCGTATATCGAATCCTACGGCACGGATGAGCAGAAAGCGCGCTGGCTGCCGGGCTGTGTAACGGGGGATCACATCATGGCCGTTGCCATGACAGAGCCAGGTGCCGGATCGGACCTCGCCGGCATCCAGACGACTGCGATCCGGGACGGGGATGACTATATCGTCAATGGTCAGAAAACTTTCATCACGAACGGGATCAATGCCGATCTCGTGCTGACCGTGGTGAAAACCGATCCCCAAGCGGAGCCGCGGCATAAAGGAATTTCGCTGTTGATGATTGAAGAGGGGATGCCGGGCTTTTCCCGAGGGCGTAAATTGGATAAAGTCGGTCTGCACGGACAGGATACAGCTGAACTGTATTTCGAAGATTGCCGGGTGCCGGCGTTGAATCTGATCGGCGACGAAGGAAAAGGATTTACATACTTAATGGAAAAACTGCAGCAGGAACGGCTGGTTGTGGCGCTTGCCGCACAAGTGGCTTCTGAAGATATGCTGGAAATGACGCTCGATTATGTGAAAGAACGAAAAGCGTTTGGCAAGCCGATCGGCTCGTTTCAGAATACGCAGTTCAAGCTGGCTGAAGTCGCGACAAAAGTGGAACTCGGCCACGCCTTCATCGAATCACTGGTGGAAGACCATATGGCGGGGAAGGACATCGTATCAAAAGTCTCGATGGCCAAATACTGGCTGACGGATACTGCGAAGAAAATCGCGGGTGAATGCATGCAGCTGCACGGCGGTTACGGCTATATGGAAGAATACAAAATTGCCCGGCGCTACCGGGATATTCCGGTCGCTGCCATTTATGCCGGCTCGAATGAAGTGATGAAGATGATTGTGGCTAAGCGGATGGGCTTATAA